The genomic segment ACATATTCCTGAAGTTCTTCTGCACGTTCTGTCTCTTCAGCATAAACATATCCTGTACGAAAGAAAAAGCGTTGCAGTAACCCCTTTCCCCCGAAATATGTCACGCTTAACACTAATAAACCTGCTAATAACCCCTGCATAAGATAGCAAATTATCTTGCCTGTCAAACTACTTCCGCAAATTTTATCCAAGGCGATATCCCTTTCCCCATACGGTTTGAATCATCTTTGGCTTTTGTGGATCATCTTCGATTTTCATTCGTAATCTTCGGATATGCACCATAACAGTATTTCCAGATGAATATAAGAACGGCTCCTCCCACAAACTCTCATAAAGATTTTTTACCGAGAATACCTTTTTCGGGTTTTCCATCATAAGCAATAAGATTCTGTATTCCATTTCTCTGAGACTGATTTCCTTTTCATTGCGGAATACCTCATTACATTGAGTATTCACTTTTACTTTTCCATATTCAATCCAATGTTCTTTTGTCTTCTCACCTTGTAATGTCTGACTATATACATGATATCTTCGTAGTAACGCTTTAACCCGGGCAAGAAGTTCCGCATACGAAAATGGTTTCACGAGATAGTCATCACCTCCTGCCATAAGTCCGAGTAATTTATCAGATTCCTGACTTTTGGCTGTCAGAAACAACACTGGAACATGTGAGATTTTTCGAATTTCTTCACAAGTTTTTATCCCGGATATTCCCGGCATCATAATATCAAGAATAACAAGGTCAATATCATCTGATACTTTTTTCAAACACTGATATCCATCCTCTGCTTCCTGAACAATATATCCCTCACCTTCAAGAAGTATCCTCACTCCTTCTCTAATTGCTGCATCATCTTCTACAACCAAAATATGATTATCCATTTTCATCCTTTCGTCTTCTAAACTGCATATACCCATATTTGCTGACATTGAGAAATCAGGGTCGTATATTCCCATTTTTTTGAACTGTTTGTATAGCTGAATGGATCGTTTACAGAAAATTTCTTTCTGGAATAATCATAAATAACAATAAAATGCCCTGAATTTGTAAAATCTCCGGGACCCATAGCACAGATTATCAGATTTCCATCTTTAAGTCTGTCGGCCATTTCCTGTTCTCCCAGCATATCAAATTGCGAAGCAATTACACCGTAATCCAAAGCAGCTTCTCTCATGAATTTCCAGGATGTTCCAATACCATCTACATAATATCCCTCGTTCATGGATTTTTGCGCAAGCACAAGTGGTGTTGCCTCTGTATTTCTGGTTAAACTGTATATTACCATTGCCATGCACGTCGGACCACATCCGGAAATTCCTATATCACTTGTTCCATAAGGTTCATATCCCCATCTTTTATCCCATTGAATAAATAAAGGAACTTTTTTCTTCCGTTCCTCAAATGTAAGTCCTTCAGAAGACTTCTTATGTACATCATTGTATCCTTCGACAAATTCCAGCATTTCCGGATTTCTTTTTAAATCCTCTAAAAGAATATCCGGGTAATTTTCTGTATGTAAAAATATCTTCTTCCACTCTGCACTTTCCATTATCTGTTTTTTGTAAGCATCTGTCAATATAATACCCTCTTCAGTTTTTTTCGCTCTTACTGTCACAACTATCCATGCTGCCAGAATTAAAATCAGAAGAATAATTTTACTACAACTTTTTCCCATATGTTTTTTTCTTTTTTTCATCATAAATCACCATTAATATGATCCCGGTAAATCCTGCCATTGTTGGAATTGAAGCTGTAAACCCTACCGAACCATTAATTCCTGTAAGCAACATATTTTTACTGTTTACAGTATACATCCATATTGCAGGAAAGTTCTGTGCCACATCAATATGAAAAATCTGGCTTTCTCCTGATAGAATATTATACAGACAATGAATTATAACCGAAGACCATATAGAACCTGTCTGCTCTGTAACAAGTGCCAATGCAATTCCTGCAATTTCAACAGAAATAATCATCATAATTACTTTTTTTATATCAGAAGTATCAATCCCATCAAAATGATAAACAGCAAATAAAAAACTTGAAACAAACACTGCACATTTCTTTCCAAAAGTATTCTGAAGCAATCTTAAAATCATACCACGAAAGACAATTTCTTCTGTTACTGCCGCTTTAATACCTGATGATAAAATAGAAATTGTAACTACATCTATGATTTCTTTATATGTAAGGTTTCCTTTTTCAAATGTTCCCTTTGTAAAAAATATATAAAAAAGGCATATTAATACCGGCATTAATACCGCTGTTATACACCACTTTTTTTTCGGAAGCGGCATTCCTAAAAACAAATCCTGCATTTGAATTCTTATAATATACTTCGTATATAAATATATCATGGTCAGCAGGCTCAAAATCGCAAATGTCACATATAGAATTCTCACATATGGATTCTTCTCACATATCCCATATGCAAATGCTATACTAAATTCATCCGTAAGCTGAATAAGAATGAATGCTATTGCAATATGGAACGTACATTTTATTTTCATAAATGCTCCTTTACTTTTCTCCTCATGTATTATTTTCTAAGAGTTATCTCTTAGAATGTACTTATACAATAACATTTAATTCTTACCTGTTCATTTAACTGTACCTTAACTATTCTTAACTATCTTCAAGCAGATGCAAGGCCTATGACGAAAGCTTTGCCTTAGAAGCTATAGCATCATCCATGGTCATGTTCCCCATAAAATTTGTTTTTCATGTCTACCATCCAAATGCGTCCCGGATCAAAGCCCCGGTTTCTCCGTCTATATAAAACAATTCCTGTTCTTCTGGTGAATCCTTCCATTGGTAAGGACAGCAAAAACTCCATACAGGCCTGTAAACAAGTCCATCTGCGGTTTCATCAATATAATATTTCAGACGGATTTTCGTAACTGGAATCGTGATTGGTTCTGTTTTCTCCGTCGTGTCCTCTTCCGTAAAAAATCCGATTTTTCCTTCTTTTACATATTGTTCCACCGATTTCATTATTTCTTCCATGGGAAGCATAGTGACTGTTTCTTTCTCTTTCACCTGAAGCGGGATCGGTATTTTGAAATAGCAGTCTTCAGGCTTGAGACCAAATCCTGCGCTTCCCTGGTAATGATACTGGGAAAGTCCACCTGCCGGTATTCCATTCAACAGAATTTCTGTGTCGTAATAATCATATCCTTCCGTCATGTCGCTAATTGATTTTCTTACAGAAGTTCCAGTTAAATCAGCTTTGGAAAACAGTTGATTTATAATATTTAATTTCTCATCTTCCGTATTCTCACCTAAAAATCCCAGATCTTTTTCACTTAATCCGTCACACTCTATCATCCCATCCGAAATAAATAACTGCAGTCCTTTTTCTTTATTTTCCCAGACCGTTTCATCTGTTACAGATTTTTCCCATCCATCTTTCCCGCCAAACCAGGAGCAGATGTCTTTCCCTGATATATTGCATTTTTTCAGAACTCCCTTTGAAACGTCATCAGTATTTCCGGTAATATCAGCTTCTATCGTAAGGGTTCCTGATTTTCCCGGCAGAGAAGCTGTTACATGGTTTTCCTTTACCTGCAATATTGTTTTCTCCGGATCATATTTTTCATTTACACTCGTAGTATTTGACGAACTTTCCAAATCTGTTGTGTTCTGCGTACTCTCGCCCGAAGATGGTTCTATTCCGGTGTCAGCAGCCTGCAATTTCCCTTCTTTTCTATATTTTTCAATGATATCCTTTACTTCATCCTTTAATGGAAGGGTTAACGTAAGAGTCTGAGGCGTATATCCTCTGTAAACGTCCTCCGCAGGAAGTGCATAAGAAACCTTTCCTTCTGAATCTGTAAAAGAACCAATTTTAAAAATCTTTTCGTAAGCTTCAGTGTCTTTCCAGGTATAATAAATCTTACCGTCATAAACAGGATATGCCTGAATAGTCATGGAAAGTTCTACTTCAGAATCTTCTTTTAATATTTTCTCAATCAAAGCGTCATCATACAAAGTAATATGCCCATAATAAAGATCTTCTCCTTCTATTTTATTTAAAGAAGCCAGTGCATCTTTTCCATTCACCGTTGCATGATCACGGCAAGTGATCATATAATTCTTTGCCTCATTGGAAGGTTCTCCGAGAAAACTTAAACCACCGCCATCAAAATACGCTTCTTTAACAGTCAACATGGACTGATTCCAATCGACCGTCTCGGGAGTTATTGGATAAGAAGTAATATTTTCCACATTTTCTGCAGTTGACTCAGGTTCTGTGACAACCATTTGAGCTGCCTCCTGTTCAGCGACCCCCTGTTGTTCAAGTTCTTTATACAGTCGTCCGATATTTGTTGCAAGTACGCCAGTACTAACTCCTAATATAGCAGCTACCGGAAGAAGAATCCGAATTATTTTTTTCTTATTTCCTGAATTTTTCGTTCTTTCTCCATTTGTTTTTTTACTTAAAGCCCCCGTTGTTTTCTCGTCTGGGGAATTTAAAATTCCGCTCAGAACATCTTCCATGGCTTTATCAATATTTTCCGGTATTGCAGTTTCTTCTTTTAAAATCCTTCTGATTTCTTTCATATAGTCTCACCTCCTGATCACCTTTTTTAATTTTGCTCTTGCCCGGGAAAGTTTGGTTGATACGGTATTGCTGTTCATTTCAAGAAGGGCACTGATTTCCTTAACTGAAAACTCATCAAAATAATAGAGTTCCACGATTTTCCTACTTTCTTCATCCAGGCATAAAAGCAATTGTTTCCATTCACAGAGATTCAGTTCTTCACAATGTACACCTTCTGCAAAATCATCCAGTTCTGCTGCATGGTTCTTTTGGCGGAGAATGTCCTTGCACTCATTTATAAGGATCCGCATCAGCCAGGTTTTAAAATACTTCGGTTCTCTCAGTCTCTGTATATTTTCATAGCAGGATAGGATTGTATTTTGCAGGGCATCAGCAATGTCCTGCTCATCCCGAAGATAAATCCAGGCAGTCTTATACAGGCTCTGCTTATTCATCCGGATTAATCTGACAAATGCTTCTTTATCTCCATTTTTAGCCTCTGTTATTAAAGCATCCATAAAGTACCTCCTTTTCTTCTTATAATTATTAGACTTGAAAAACAGCCATTTGCTTTCAAGAAAAAATTTTTATAAAAAACGCCATAGGTTTTCGATACCTATGGCGTGTAGATATAGGGAAAAGCTACCTTTTTTATCGGCAGTGGAGTGTTTTCTGTTATTGCATATTGTTGAATTGGTATAATTACTATTCCTCTTCTTCCACATCAGTAATAACATCTAATTTGTTACTAAATTAGTTGATTGTCTTGAAAAATGCTTGATTTACGGGCATATTCGCAGGTTTGCAAATTGATTTTACTACTCATTTACTACTTTTAACGGATTGAGCCTTGATATGCAAAAAGCACCTGCGGGCTGCCGGATAGACCGCTACACCACCTTACGCGGCACGTCGAAAAGAAAAAATAAAATAACACCACCTATAAGGCGGCGTTTCTCACTCCTACACTGGAGAACAGGAACGCTGCTTTTTTATGCCCTCATGTTACGCAGTAAGGGCAAATGAAGCCTTGATTTATGCGGCTCTTAGAGCGCGGAAATGAGAAATGCAAGGGTTGATACCTTTTCCCTCAAAACCGCGTTTCTACTGCGTAACAAATCCAACCAAAGGAGTGATGAAGCTATGGCAGTTTTCCGCGTGGAAAAGAACAAAGGTTATACGGTTATGAGCAACCACCATTTACGCAACAAGGAACTTTCCCTAAAGGCAAAGGGCTTGTTGTCGCAAATGCTCTCACTTCCCGAAGATTGGGACTACACCCTTGCAGGGCTGTCCCTTATCAACCGGGAAAGTATCGACGCTATCCGCACCGCTGTATGGGAGCTTGAAAAAGCCGGATATATCACAAGGCGGCAGGGACGCGACGAGAAAGGCAAAATGACCGCTATCGAGTACACCATTTACGAACAGCCACAGCCCCTAGCATTGGATTGTCCGGTATTGGAAAATCCAACAGCGGATAAGCCGATATTGGAAAATCCGACACCGGATAACCCGACGTCGGAAAATCCAACGCAATTAAATAAAGAACTATTAAAAACTAACTTACCCAAAAAAGAAAAATTAAATACAGATGTATCAAGTACCCATTCCATTCCTTTCCATTCCCTAAATCCCTCTCCCTTAGAGGACGCGGCACAGCCGCCGGAACGGAAGCGAAAGGAAGCGACAGACGCATACAGCGTGTATGAGGAAATCATCAAGGACAATATTGAGTACGACTATCTGATACAGGACAGATACCTTGACCGGGACAGGATAGAGGAAATCCTTGCCCTTATTCTTGAAACCGTCTGCACCAAACGAAAAACAATCCGTATCGCCGGGGACGACTACCCGGCAGAGCTTGTAAAAGCAAGGTTTATGAAACTGAACAGCGAACATATCCGCTTTGTACTTGACTGTATGCAGGAAAACACCACCAAAATCCGCAACATCAAGCAGTACATGAAAGCTGCCCTTTTCAATGCCCCGTCTACGATTGGCAGCTATTACACGTCCCTTGTATCTCACGATATGGCAGATGGTACTTTTTATGGGAAACCGAAAAAATCCGGCATACCCGATTACACCTGCAACGAGGGCGAAAGCCTGTAAACCAACCCAAAGGAGGATTTGATTATGACACAGAAAACAGGAGCTTTGATTTTTGATGAAACCGCTGACCGCTACGACATTCGCTTTGACGTAAACGACTACTACGGGGGCTTACATTGCGGCGACTGCATGGAGGTCTTTGTGCGGGGCAAATGGAAGCCTACCCGTATGGAGTACGGGGACAACTGGTATCTTGTGGGTATTCGGGCGGCAGACCTTTCCGGGCTGCGGGTACGGATTTAACAGGGCGGCGTGAAAACGGACGCTCTTTTTTCATGCCCGCCCCGCTTCCCGGCGGCGGGCATACCACCATAGAACATGAAAGGAGGACACCCATTGCAGGAGGAAACCAACGAAAAGACCATAGCCCTTTACATCAAAACCGGGAAACTGACGGCACAGCAGCTCCAAAAGGCTATGAAAGCCCTGCTTGCACAGATGAAAAAGCAGCATGACAGACAGAAAATCCCGCATGGCAAACAGACCCTAAAGCAGCTTATGAAGCAGAACGCGGGCGTTTCCAACATTGAAATCACAAAGGACAATATCAAAGCCTTTGAGAGTACGGCGAAAAAGTACGGGATTGACTTTGCCCTAAAGAAAGACAGCACCGAAATCCCGCCCCGCTATCTTGTTTTCTTCAAGGGACGGGACGCGGACGCACTGACCGCAGCTTTCAAGGAGTTTTCCGCAAAGAAGCTGACGCAGGAACAAAAGCCCTCTATCCGAAAGCTGATTGTTTCCCTCAAAGAAAAGGCGGCGGCTTTGAACGCACAGCGGGACAAAGTAAAAAACAAAGACAGGGGGATTGCAAGATGAACGCTATCAACTGGAAAAAGCTGCTGCTTCCCAACATTCCCTATCTGCTCTTTGTGTATCTCTTTGATAAAGTCGGGCAGGCGGTACGCCTTGCGCCGGGAGCTGACCTGTCCGGCAAGGTGCTGTCGCTTGGGGAGGGCTTTTCTATGGCTTTTTCAAACCCGCTTCCGAGCCTTGCCCCTATGGATTTACTGATAGGAATTTTAGGCGCGGTGCTTATCCGGCTGATTGTCTATGTAAAAGGCAAGAACGCGAAGAAATACCGGAAAGGTATCGAATACGGCTCTGCCCGTTGGGGAACTGCCGAAGATATTAAGCCCTACACCGACCCGGTATTTCAAAATAACGTGCTTCTGACACAGACGGAACGGCTTACCATGAACAGCCGCCCGAAGCAGCCGAAGTATGCAAGGAATAAAAATATCCTTGTTATCGGGGGAAGCGGCAGCGGCAAGACGAGATTTTTTGTGAAGCCCAACTTAATGCAAATGCACTCAAGCTACGTTGTAACTGACCCGAAAGGTACGGTTTTAGTCGAGTGTGGGAAGCTCTTACAGCGCGGCGGGTATCGGATAAAGGTGCTGAACACGATAAATTTTAAGAAATCCATGCGTTATAATCCCTTTGCCTATATCCGCAGCGAAAAAGACATTTTGAAACTGGTAAATACCTTGATTGCCAACACCAAAGGGGACGGGGAAAAAGCCGGGGAGGATTTTTGGGTAAAATCGGAACGGCTCTTTTACTGCGCCCTTATCGGCTACATTTGGTACGAAGCCCCGGAGGAAGAAAAGAACTTCACGACGCTGCTTGAAATGATAAATGCCAGTGAAGCCCGCGAGGACGACCCGGAATTTCAGTCCCCCGTTGACCTCATGTTTGAACGGTTGGAGGAAAAAGACCCGGAACACTTTGCCGTCCGGCAGTACAAGAAATTCCTGTTATCTGCGGGAAAGACACGAAGCTCTATTCTCATTTCCTGCGGTGCGCGGCTTGCCCCTTTTGACATTAAGGAGCTGCGCGACCTTATGGAAACCGACGAAATGGAGCTTGACACCATAGGCGACCGCAAGACCGCCCTGTTTGTTATCATCAGCGACACCGACGATACTTTTAACTTTGTCGTGAGTATTCTTTACACGCAGCTTTTCAATCTGCTTTGCGACAAGGCAGATGATGAATACGGCGGCAGGCTGCCCGTCCATGTGCGCTGTCTGTTAGACGAGTTTGCAAATATCGGGCAGATACCGAAGTTTGAAAAGCTCATAGCCACCATACGAAGCCGGGAAATCTCCGCGTCGATTATCTTACAGTCGCAAAGCCAGTTAAAGGCAATCTATAAGGACAACGCCGATACCATAGTCGGCAACTGCGACACCACCCTTTTCTTGGGCGGCAAGGAGAAAACCACCCTCAAAGAAATGTCGGAAATCTTGGGGAAAGAAACCATTGACAGCTTCAACACTTCCGAGAACCGGGGGCGCGAGGTATCGCATGGGCTGAATTATCAGAAGTTAGGCAAGCAGCTTATGACGGAAGATGAAATAGCGGTTATGGACGGCGGGAAATGTATTTTACAGCTACGAGGGGTGCGCCCGTTCTTCTCTGATAAGTACGACATTACAAAGCACCCCAACTATAAATATCTTTCCGACTATGACAAGAAAAATACTTTTGATATGGAAAAGCATTTAAGGCGCAGACCCGCCCTTGTGAAGCCGGACGAAGTATTTGACTACTACGAAATCAGCGAAAGCGATTTGCAGGAGGACACCGACCATGAATAGACGTATCAGAAAGAAAAAGGACAAGAAAATCACAGAAGCCATAAACGGGCTTGTTTCGATTGCTGAACGACGGGAACAGCAGCGGCAGGCTGCTATCCGGCAGTTTGTGAAACGGTGTGAAGCCCTGTATGAGCAGCAGCGAAAAGAAAGGAGGAATTGACGCAGTAACAAAGAAAAAGACAACTTGCATGATACGCGCCCCTACAAAAATTCCTATCGCCCACACTGACAACTGAATACCGCCGCGCAGCAGACATTTAGGCAGCGCGGGGACTTATGACCGCGGCAGTTTGAAAACTGACCGCCGTTTTTTATGCCCTTTTACGGGCAAGCCGCATTTGCGGCAGAAAGGAGTTTTATGGAATTTTTCAACAGCGCAATCGGCGTATTACAGACTTTGGTTATCGCTCTTGGAGCAGGACTTGGCATTTGGGGCGTTATCAATCTCTTGGAGGGCTACGGAAATGATAATCCGGGCGCAAAATCACAGGGCATTAAGCAGCTCATGGCGGGCGGCGGCGTTGCCCTTATCGGCACTATCCTTGTACCTCTGCTTTCCGGCTTGTTCGGTTAAGCGCGGGTAGCTGCCTATGCAGAGCATACTTGACGCGATTAACGAATGGATAAAGGAAATCCTTATCGGAGCGATAAACGGTAATCTGTCAACTATGTTCGGGGACGTAAACGAAAAAGTCGGGACTATCGCAAACGAGGTAGGACAGACCCCGCAGGGTTGGAACGCAAATATTTTCAGCATGATACAGACCCTTTCTGAAAATGTAATCGTTCCGATTGCGGGGCTTGTCATTACCTATGTCCTATGCTACGAGCTAATCAGCATGGTAACGGAAAAGAACAATATGCACGACATAGAAACATTCATGTTCTTTAAGTGGATATTCAAAGCCTTTGTCGCGGTGTTTATCGTAACCAACACGTTCAACATCACAATGGCGGTCTTTGATATGGCGCAGCATATCGTTTCCGGCGCAGCGGGGGTTATCGGCGGCGATACGAATATCGACGTTGCCGAAGCCCTTGCCACCATGCAGGAGGGGCTTGAAGATATGGAAATCCCCGAACTGCTCTTACTTGTGCTTGAAACAAGCCTTGTAAGCCTTTGCATGAAAATCATGTCCGTACTGATAACCGTTATCCTCTACGGCAGAATGATAGAGATTTACCTTTACTGTTCGGTATCGCCTATTCCATTTGCGACCATGACCAACAGAGAATGGGGACAGATTGGAAACAACTACCTAAAAGGGCTGTTCGCTCTTGGTTTTCAAGGCTTCCTCATTATGATATGTGTCGGTATTTACGCCGTACTGGTAAACGATATGATAATCGCAGACAATCTGCACAGCGCGGTATTTTCCCTTGCCGCCTATACGGTTATCCTCTGTTTTTCCCTGTTCAAATCCGGCACACTGGCAAAATCCATATTCAACGCCCACTAAGGGCAGAAAGGAGGTATTTTCTTGGCGTATGTACCTGTACCCAAAGACCTTTCCAAAGTCAAAACAAAAGTCGCTTTCAATCTGACAAAGCGGCAAATCGTTTGTTTTGCGGCGGCTCTCTTAATCGGACTGCCGCTGTTTTTTTTGCTCAAAGGCAGCGCAGGGACAAACCTTGCGGCTATGGCGATGATTGTCGTCATGCTCCCCTGTTTCCTGCTTGCCATGTATGAAAAACATGGGCAGCCCCTTGAAGTGGTGGTAAGAAATGTCGTTCAGACAAAGTTTACCCGCCCAAAGGAGCGACCTTACAGAACCGAAAACCTATACGCTGTCTTGGAAAAGCAGCGAAAACTTGAAAAGGAGGTATCAGCGATTGTCAAAAGGACAAACAAAAAAGACGCGGGAAGCCGCAGGAAACAGGCGTAAGCTGACCCGCGCCGAAAAGAAACAGATTGCCGAAGCTATCCGAAAGGCAAAGGGGGACGGCAAAGCCCGCACCGCACAGCAGACCATTCCTTACCTTGCCATGTACCCGGACGGTATCTGCAAGGTTACGGAAAAGAGATATTCAAAGTGCGTCGTGTTCGAGGACATCAATTATCAGCTTGCACAGGCAGACGATAAGACCGCCATTTTTGAAAACTGGTGCGATTTCCTCAACTACTTTGACGCGAGCGTGAGCGTGCAGCTTTCTTTCATCAATCAAGGGACGCAGCGGGAACAGGCAGAAAAAGCTATCACTATCCCGG from the Blautia wexlerae DSM 19850 genome contains:
- a CDS encoding response regulator transcription factor; translation: MKMDNHILVVEDDAAIREGVRILLEGEGYIVQEAEDGYQCLKKVSDDIDLVILDIMMPGISGIKTCEEIRKISHVPVLFLTAKSQESDKLLGLMAGGDDYLVKPFSYAELLARVKALLRRYHVYSQTLQGEKTKEHWIEYGKVKVNTQCNEVFRNEKEISLREMEYRILLLMMENPKKVFSVKNLYESLWEEPFLYSSGNTVMVHIRRLRMKIEDDPQKPKMIQTVWGKGYRLG
- a CDS encoding C39 family peptidase encodes the protein MGKSCSKIILLILILAAWIVVTVRAKKTEEGIILTDAYKKQIMESAEWKKIFLHTENYPDILLEDLKRNPEMLEFVEGYNDVHKKSSEGLTFEERKKKVPLFIQWDKRWGYEPYGTSDIGISGCGPTCMAMVIYSLTRNTEATPLVLAQKSMNEGYYVDGIGTSWKFMREAALDYGVIASQFDMLGEQEMADRLKDGNLIICAMGPGDFTNSGHFIVIYDYSRKKFSVNDPFSYTNSSKKWEYTTLISQCQQIWVYAV
- a CDS encoding CPBP family intramembrane glutamic endopeptidase, whose protein sequence is MKIKCTFHIAIAFILIQLTDEFSIAFAYGICEKNPYVRILYVTFAILSLLTMIYLYTKYIIRIQMQDLFLGMPLPKKKWCITAVLMPVLICLFYIFFTKGTFEKGNLTYKEIIDVVTISILSSGIKAAVTEEIVFRGMILRLLQNTFGKKCAVFVSSFLFAVYHFDGIDTSDIKKVIMMIISVEIAGIALALVTEQTGSIWSSVIIHCLYNILSGESQIFHIDVAQNFPAIWMYTVNSKNMLLTGINGSVGFTASIPTMAGFTGIILMVIYDEKKKKTYGKKL
- a CDS encoding sigma-70 family RNA polymerase sigma factor codes for the protein MDALITEAKNGDKEAFVRLIRMNKQSLYKTAWIYLRDEQDIADALQNTILSCYENIQRLREPKYFKTWLMRILINECKDILRQKNHAAELDDFAEGVHCEELNLCEWKQLLLCLDEESRKIVELYYFDEFSVKEISALLEMNSNTVSTKLSRARAKLKKVIRR
- a CDS encoding DUF6017 domain-containing protein, which gives rise to MAVFRVEKNKGYTVMSNHHLRNKELSLKAKGLLSQMLSLPEDWDYTLAGLSLINRESIDAIRTAVWELEKAGYITRRQGRDEKGKMTAIEYTIYEQPQPLALDCPVLENPTADKPILENPTPDNPTSENPTQLNKELLKTNLPKKEKLNTDVSSTHSIPFHSLNPSPLEDAAQPPERKRKEATDAYSVYEEIIKDNIEYDYLIQDRYLDRDRIEEILALILETVCTKRKTIRIAGDDYPAELVKARFMKLNSEHIRFVLDCMQENTTKIRNIKQYMKAALFNAPSTIGSYYTSLVSHDMADGTFYGKPKKSGIPDYTCNEGESL
- a CDS encoding DUF5348 domain-containing protein → MTQKTGALIFDETADRYDIRFDVNDYYGGLHCGDCMEVFVRGKWKPTRMEYGDNWYLVGIRAADLSGLRVRI
- a CDS encoding PcfB family protein, with product MQEETNEKTIALYIKTGKLTAQQLQKAMKALLAQMKKQHDRQKIPHGKQTLKQLMKQNAGVSNIEITKDNIKAFESTAKKYGIDFALKKDSTEIPPRYLVFFKGRDADALTAAFKEFSAKKLTQEQKPSIRKLIVSLKEKAAALNAQRDKVKNKDRGIAR
- a CDS encoding VirD4-like conjugal transfer protein, CD1115 family — protein: MNAINWKKLLLPNIPYLLFVYLFDKVGQAVRLAPGADLSGKVLSLGEGFSMAFSNPLPSLAPMDLLIGILGAVLIRLIVYVKGKNAKKYRKGIEYGSARWGTAEDIKPYTDPVFQNNVLLTQTERLTMNSRPKQPKYARNKNILVIGGSGSGKTRFFVKPNLMQMHSSYVVTDPKGTVLVECGKLLQRGGYRIKVLNTINFKKSMRYNPFAYIRSEKDILKLVNTLIANTKGDGEKAGEDFWVKSERLFYCALIGYIWYEAPEEEKNFTTLLEMINASEAREDDPEFQSPVDLMFERLEEKDPEHFAVRQYKKFLLSAGKTRSSILISCGARLAPFDIKELRDLMETDEMELDTIGDRKTALFVIISDTDDTFNFVVSILYTQLFNLLCDKADDEYGGRLPVHVRCLLDEFANIGQIPKFEKLIATIRSREISASIILQSQSQLKAIYKDNADTIVGNCDTTLFLGGKEKTTLKEMSEILGKETIDSFNTSENRGREVSHGLNYQKLGKQLMTEDEIAVMDGGKCILQLRGVRPFFSDKYDITKHPNYKYLSDYDKKNTFDMEKHLRRRPALVKPDEVFDYYEISESDLQEDTDHE
- a CDS encoding Maff2 family mobile element protein, whose translation is MEFFNSAIGVLQTLVIALGAGLGIWGVINLLEGYGNDNPGAKSQGIKQLMAGGGVALIGTILVPLLSGLFG
- a CDS encoding VirB6/TrbL-like conjugal transfer protein, CD1112 family, which translates into the protein MQSILDAINEWIKEILIGAINGNLSTMFGDVNEKVGTIANEVGQTPQGWNANIFSMIQTLSENVIVPIAGLVITYVLCYELISMVTEKNNMHDIETFMFFKWIFKAFVAVFIVTNTFNITMAVFDMAQHIVSGAAGVIGGDTNIDVAEALATMQEGLEDMEIPELLLLVLETSLVSLCMKIMSVLITVILYGRMIEIYLYCSVSPIPFATMTNREWGQIGNNYLKGLFALGFQGFLIMICVGIYAVLVNDMIIADNLHSAVFSLAAYTVILCFSLFKSGTLAKSIFNAH
- a CDS encoding PrgI family protein, encoding MAYVPVPKDLSKVKTKVAFNLTKRQIVCFAAALLIGLPLFFLLKGSAGTNLAAMAMIVVMLPCFLLAMYEKHGQPLEVVVRNVVQTKFTRPKERPYRTENLYAVLEKQRKLEKEVSAIVKRTNKKDAGSRRKQA